In one Agrobacterium tumefaciens genomic region, the following are encoded:
- the recG gene encoding ATP-dependent DNA helicase RecG, whose product MRPAILDPLFASVSTLAGVGPKLADLLAKLLSRESADDTRVIDLLFHAPSNVIDRRNRPGIALASPGAIVTIQGRVDRHQPPPPGNRNAPYRVFLHDETGELALTFFRAKGDWLSKALPVDEEVLVSGKVDWFNGRASMVHPDFMVKLSEAENLPLVEAVYPMTAGLSAKVLRKAIEGGLSKLPVFPEWIDETLKTRQGFGDVASSFRELHDPRDSADIEPQAPSRRRLAYDEFLAGQLSLALVRQRLRKVAGQPIRAKGDVAAKILSQLPFSLTASQSAAVKDILTDMAGEDRMLRLLQGDVGAGKTLVALMAMATAVEAGGQAVLMAPTEILARQHYATISKLANAAGITVEVLTGRTKGKERREIEERVASGEAQIVIGTHALFQDSVSYRNLVLAVVDEQHRFGVHQRLRLTAKGITPHMLVMTATPIPRTLVLAAFGDMDVSKLTEKPAGRKPIQTVTIPTERIGDIVERLRAALKEGKKAYWICPLVEETEESDLMSAEERHAVLSQMLGANIGLIHGRMSGPEKDAAMLAFKNGETRLLVATTVVEVGVDVPDATIMVIEHAERFGLAQLHQLRGRVGRGDEASTCILLYKGPLSENGRARLSILRDSEDGFLIAEEDLKLRGEGELLGTRQSGTPGFRIASLEAHADLLEIARKDAAYVIERDPELTGPRGNALRTLLYLHRRDEAIRFLHAG is encoded by the coding sequence ATGCGCCCGGCCATTCTCGATCCGCTGTTTGCCTCCGTCTCCACCCTTGCCGGTGTGGGGCCGAAGCTTGCCGATCTTCTGGCCAAGCTTTTGAGCCGGGAAAGCGCCGACGACACGCGCGTGATCGATCTTCTGTTCCACGCGCCATCCAACGTCATAGACCGCCGCAACCGCCCCGGCATTGCGCTGGCCAGCCCCGGCGCCATTGTCACCATTCAGGGACGTGTCGACCGCCACCAGCCGCCGCCGCCGGGAAACCGCAACGCGCCCTATCGCGTCTTCCTGCATGACGAGACCGGCGAACTGGCGCTGACCTTCTTCCGCGCCAAGGGCGACTGGCTGTCCAAGGCCCTGCCCGTTGATGAAGAGGTTCTCGTCAGCGGCAAGGTGGACTGGTTCAACGGCCGCGCTTCCATGGTGCATCCGGATTTCATGGTGAAGCTATCAGAGGCGGAAAACCTGCCTTTGGTGGAAGCCGTTTATCCCATGACCGCCGGGCTGTCTGCCAAGGTGCTACGCAAGGCAATCGAAGGCGGGCTGTCGAAACTGCCGGTCTTTCCGGAATGGATCGACGAGACGCTCAAGACCCGGCAGGGTTTCGGCGATGTTGCCTCGAGCTTCCGCGAATTGCACGACCCGCGCGACAGCGCCGATATCGAACCGCAGGCCCCGTCGCGCAGGCGGCTTGCCTATGACGAATTCCTTGCCGGGCAGCTGTCACTGGCGCTGGTGCGCCAGCGGCTGCGCAAGGTAGCGGGCCAGCCGATCCGCGCCAAGGGTGATGTCGCCGCAAAAATCCTGTCGCAACTGCCCTTCTCGCTGACGGCAAGCCAGAGCGCCGCCGTGAAAGATATCCTCACCGATATGGCCGGCGAAGACCGCATGTTGCGGCTGCTGCAGGGCGATGTCGGTGCGGGCAAGACGCTGGTGGCGCTGATGGCCATGGCAACGGCGGTGGAGGCCGGCGGACAGGCGGTGCTGATGGCCCCGACCGAAATCCTCGCCCGCCAGCACTACGCCACCATCTCGAAGCTCGCCAATGCAGCGGGCATCACCGTCGAAGTGCTGACCGGCCGCACCAAGGGCAAGGAGCGCCGCGAGATCGAGGAGCGCGTCGCTTCCGGCGAAGCGCAGATCGTCATCGGCACCCATGCGCTGTTTCAGGACAGCGTGAGTTACAGGAACCTCGTGCTGGCCGTGGTCGACGAGCAGCATCGCTTCGGTGTGCACCAGCGCCTGCGCCTCACCGCCAAGGGCATCACGCCGCATATGCTGGTCATGACCGCCACACCCATTCCGCGCACACTGGTTCTGGCCGCCTTCGGCGACATGGATGTTTCCAAGCTCACCGAAAAGCCCGCCGGCCGCAAACCCATCCAGACCGTGACGATCCCTACCGAACGGATCGGCGACATTGTCGAGCGACTGCGCGCGGCACTGAAGGAAGGCAAGAAGGCCTACTGGATTTGCCCGCTGGTGGAGGAAACTGAAGAATCCGACCTGATGTCGGCGGAGGAGCGCCACGCGGTTCTCTCGCAGATGCTCGGCGCCAATATCGGCCTTATCCACGGACGCATGAGCGGCCCGGAGAAGGACGCCGCCATGCTGGCCTTCAAGAACGGTGAAACCCGGCTGCTGGTGGCGACGACCGTGGTGGAAGTGGGCGTCGACGTGCCGGATGCGACGATCATGGTCATTGAACACGCCGAACGTTTCGGCCTTGCCCAGCTTCACCAGTTGCGCGGCCGTGTGGGCCGCGGCGACGAGGCCTCCACCTGCATCCTGCTCTATAAAGGCCCGCTCAGCGAAAACGGTCGTGCCCGGCTCTCCATCCTGCGCGACAGTGAGGATGGCTTCCTGATTGCCGAGGAGGATTTGAAGCTGCGCGGCGAGGGTGAACTGCTCGGCACCCGCCAGTCCGGCACGCCGGGCTTCCGCATCGCCAGCCTCGAAGCCCATGCCGATCTTCTGGAAATCGCCCGCAAAGACGCGGCTTACGTCATCGAACGCGACCCCGAATTGACAGGCCCGCGCGGCAATGCGCTGCGCACCCTGCTCTATCTGCACCGCCGCGACGAAGCGATCCG
- a CDS encoding succinate dehydrogenase assembly factor 2, with protein sequence MTGLVRTSADLDPRRRRILYRCWHRGIREMDLVLGQFAEDNIAGLSDDELDELEIIMAEEDNDLVKMVTGALAIPEKFQTPLFEKIASYRPDFDLVTTDTLKA encoded by the coding sequence ATGACTGGACTGGTGCGCACGAGTGCCGACCTCGATCCGAGACGCCGGCGGATTCTTTACCGCTGCTGGCACCGGGGCATTCGCGAGATGGATCTGGTGCTCGGGCAATTCGCGGAAGACAATATTGCCGGGCTTTCCGATGACGAGCTCGACGAGCTTGAGATCATCATGGCGGAAGAGGATAACGACCTCGTCAAGATGGTGACGGGCGCCCTTGCCATACCGGAAAAATTCCAGACCCCGCTGTTCGAGAAGATCGCCTCCTACCGCCCCGATTTCGATCTCGTCACCACTGACACCCTGAAAGCCTGA
- the mfd gene encoding transcription-repair coupling factor yields the protein MIAGFDAKLVSSADTPLTIGNVPSGMEALLLADMARAGTSVAYVMSDGQRVADLEQILGFVAPDIPVMTLPAWDCLPYDRVSPSADASARRLAALSGLIAHAKKPHPAIVLVTVNAMLQKMAPRDIIESLGFSARPGNQIRMEEIAARLERNGFDRVATVREVGEFAVRGGILDVFVPGTEEPVRLDFFGDTLESIRTFDPASQRTIGQARSLDLNPMSEVTLTPDTISRFRKNYLSLFGAATRDDALYQAVSEGRRYSGMEHWLPLFYEQLETAFDYLKDFRIVTDHTAREAAKERSKLVLDYYDARRSSGETKGSTQGAPYKPVSPGQLYLDGKSFDAALAAVNAVRLTPFNEQDSEGRPVATLDAHVGPRWARPPTEGESEERVNVFDLAVKHIAERRAKGWKVLITGWSEGSLDRLLQVLNEHGLEKIKPVTSLKEVEKLGKGEAAATVLSLEAGFETGLLAVIGEQDILGDRMVRRSKRRKRGADFISEVAGLDEGSLVVHAEHGIGRFVGLRTIEAAGAPRACLELHYADDAKLFLPVENIDLLSRYGSDAAEAQLDKLGGGAWQMRKAKLKKRLLDMADELIRIAAARLVRHAPALVAPDGLYDEFAARFPYDETEDQLNAIEAVREDLGAGRPMDRLICGDVGFGKTEVALRAAFLAAMNGVQVAVVVPTTLLSRQHFRTFSERFRGLPIRVQQASRLVGSKELTLTKKEVADGKTDIVVGTHALLGAGISFANLGLLIIDEEQHFGVKHKERLKELKSDVHVLTLSATPIPRTLQLAMTGVRELSLITTPPVDRMAVRTFISPFDPLVIRETLMREHYRGGQSFYVCPRLADLADIHAFLQSDVPELKVAVAHGQMPAGELEDIMNAFYDGKYDVLLSTTIVESGLDVPTANTLIVHRADMFGLAQLYQLRGRVGRSKVRAFALFTLPVNKVLTTMAERRLKVLQSLDTLGAGFQLASHDLDIRGAGNLLGEEQSGHIKEVGFELYQQMLEEAVAEVKGDEEVRDSGWSPQISVGTSVMIPEDYVPDLHLRMGLYRRLGELADIGEIDGFGAEMIDRFGPLPKEVQHLLKIVYIKSLCRTANVEKVDAGPKGVVVQFRNKEFPNPAALVAYIGKQGTMAKIRPDHSLFLTRDLPTPEKRLAGAAMIMTQLAELARS from the coding sequence ATGATAGCCGGATTCGATGCAAAGCTGGTGTCGTCGGCCGATACGCCGCTGACCATCGGAAACGTGCCTTCCGGCATGGAAGCCCTTTTGCTTGCCGATATGGCGCGGGCCGGCACGTCGGTCGCCTATGTGATGTCGGATGGCCAGCGGGTCGCCGATCTCGAACAGATCCTCGGTTTCGTCGCACCTGACATTCCGGTGATGACGCTGCCGGCCTGGGACTGCCTGCCCTATGACCGCGTGTCACCGAGCGCCGACGCTTCGGCGCGCCGGCTGGCGGCGCTCTCCGGTCTCATCGCCCATGCGAAGAAACCGCATCCGGCCATCGTGCTGGTCACCGTCAACGCCATGCTGCAGAAGATGGCGCCGCGCGACATTATCGAAAGCCTCGGCTTTTCGGCCAGGCCCGGCAACCAGATCCGCATGGAGGAGATTGCCGCGCGGCTGGAACGCAACGGTTTCGACCGGGTGGCGACGGTGCGCGAAGTGGGTGAATTCGCCGTGCGCGGCGGTATTCTCGATGTCTTCGTGCCGGGCACGGAAGAGCCGGTGCGGCTCGATTTCTTCGGCGATACGCTGGAGAGCATCCGCACCTTCGATCCGGCCAGCCAGCGCACCATCGGTCAGGCGCGCTCGCTCGATCTGAACCCGATGAGCGAAGTGACGCTGACGCCGGATACGATCAGCCGTTTCCGCAAGAATTACCTGTCTCTATTCGGCGCGGCGACCCGCGACGACGCGCTTTATCAGGCCGTCTCCGAAGGTCGCCGTTATTCCGGCATGGAGCATTGGCTGCCACTGTTTTACGAGCAGCTGGAGACCGCCTTCGATTATCTGAAGGATTTCCGCATCGTTACCGACCATACGGCGCGGGAGGCGGCGAAAGAGCGCTCCAAGCTGGTGCTCGATTATTACGATGCGCGCCGCAGTTCCGGCGAAACCAAGGGCTCGACGCAGGGTGCGCCCTACAAGCCGGTTTCGCCCGGCCAGCTTTATCTCGACGGCAAGAGTTTTGATGCCGCGCTCGCCGCCGTTAACGCGGTTCGGCTGACACCTTTCAACGAGCAGGACAGCGAAGGCCGCCCGGTCGCGACGCTGGACGCCCATGTCGGGCCGCGCTGGGCGCGTCCGCCAACCGAGGGCGAGAGCGAAGAACGGGTCAACGTCTTCGATCTGGCGGTGAAGCACATTGCCGAGCGCCGCGCCAAGGGCTGGAAGGTGCTGATAACCGGCTGGTCGGAAGGTTCGCTCGACCGATTGTTGCAGGTGCTGAACGAGCACGGGCTTGAGAAGATCAAGCCGGTTACCTCGCTGAAAGAGGTGGAAAAGCTCGGTAAGGGTGAGGCGGCCGCAACGGTTCTGAGCCTCGAAGCCGGTTTCGAAACCGGACTGCTGGCCGTTATCGGCGAGCAGGATATTCTCGGCGACCGCATGGTGCGCCGCTCCAAGCGCCGCAAGCGCGGCGCGGATTTCATCTCGGAAGTGGCGGGGCTCGATGAGGGCTCGCTGGTCGTCCATGCCGAACACGGCATCGGCCGCTTCGTTGGCCTGCGGACCATCGAGGCGGCGGGCGCGCCGCGCGCCTGCCTGGAACTGCACTATGCCGATGACGCCAAGCTGTTCCTGCCGGTTGAAAACATCGATCTTCTGTCCCGTTACGGCTCCGATGCGGCGGAAGCGCAGCTGGACAAGCTGGGCGGCGGCGCATGGCAGATGCGCAAGGCCAAGCTCAAGAAGCGCCTGCTCGACATGGCCGATGAGCTCATCCGCATCGCGGCCGCGCGTCTGGTGCGCCATGCGCCGGCCTTGGTTGCGCCGGATGGGCTTTACGACGAATTTGCCGCCCGTTTCCCCTATGACGAGACCGAGGACCAGCTGAACGCCATCGAGGCGGTGCGCGAGGATCTCGGTGCCGGACGACCGATGGATCGGCTCATCTGCGGCGATGTCGGTTTCGGCAAGACCGAAGTGGCGCTGCGCGCCGCGTTCCTTGCCGCCATGAACGGCGTGCAGGTGGCTGTGGTGGTGCCGACCACGCTGCTTTCCCGCCAGCATTTCCGCACCTTCTCGGAACGTTTCCGGGGCCTGCCTATCCGGGTGCAGCAGGCTTCGCGGCTGGTCGGTTCCAAGGAGCTGACGCTGACGAAAAAGGAAGTGGCTGATGGCAAGACGGATATCGTCGTCGGTACCCATGCGCTGCTCGGCGCGGGCATCAGCTTCGCCAATCTTGGCCTGCTGATCATCGATGAAGAGCAGCATTTCGGGGTGAAGCACAAGGAGCGCCTGAAGGAGCTGAAGAGCGACGTGCATGTGCTGACGCTCTCCGCGACGCCTATTCCGCGCACCTTGCAGCTTGCCATGACGGGCGTGCGGGAACTGTCGCTCATCACCACGCCGCCGGTGGACCGCATGGCGGTGCGCACCTTCATCTCGCCCTTCGATCCGCTCGTCATCCGCGAGACTCTGATGCGCGAGCATTATCGCGGCGGCCAGAGTTTTTACGTCTGCCCCCGTCTTGCCGATCTTGCCGACATTCACGCGTTCCTGCAATCGGATGTGCCGGAACTGAAGGTGGCGGTGGCGCATGGGCAGATGCCGGCCGGCGAACTGGAAGACATCATGAACGCCTTTTATGACGGCAAATATGATGTGTTGTTGTCGACCACCATCGTTGAATCCGGCCTCGATGTGCCGACCGCCAATACGCTGATCGTGCATCGGGCCGACATGTTCGGCCTTGCCCAGCTTTACCAGCTGCGCGGCCGTGTCGGCCGTTCCAAGGTGCGCGCCTTCGCGCTCTTCACCCTGCCGGTCAACAAGGTGTTGACGACGATGGCGGAACGGCGGCTAAAGGTGCTGCAATCGCTCGATACGCTGGGCGCCGGTTTCCAGCTGGCGAGCCACGATCTCGATATTCGCGGCGCGGGCAATCTGCTTGGCGAGGAACAGTCCGGCCATATCAAGGAAGTCGGCTTCGAGCTTTACCAGCAGATGCTGGAAGAGGCGGTTGCCGAGGTGAAGGGCGACGAAGAGGTACGCGACAGCGGCTGGTCGCCGCAGATATCGGTCGGCACCTCCGTGATGATCCCGGAAGATTACGTTCCCGACCTGCATCTGCGCATGGGCCTTTACCGCCGTCTCGGCGAGCTTGCCGATATCGGCGAGATCGATGGTTTCGGCGCGGAAATGATCGACCGTTTCGGCCCGCTGCCGAAAGAGGTGCAACATCTCCTCAAGATCGTCTACATCAAGTCGCTTTGCCGCACCGCCAATGTCGAGAAGGTGGATGCCGGGCCGAAGGGCGTGGTCGTGCAGTTCCGTAACAAGGAATTCCCCAACCCCGCAGCGCTTGTCGCCTATATCGGCAAGCAGGGCACGATGGCGAAGATCCGCCCCGATCACAGCCTGTTCCTGACCCGCGACCTGCCGACGCCGGAGAAGCGGCTGGCGGGGGCGGCGATGATCATGACACAGCTGGCGGAGCTGGCGCGGTCCTAA